The Erigeron canadensis isolate Cc75 chromosome 4, C_canadensis_v1, whole genome shotgun sequence genome window below encodes:
- the LOC122595372 gene encoding uncharacterized protein LOC122595372 has protein sequence MGKLICDSTTSSPVIPWKDPTTVAAVDLPITTTTAVTTTTWDDVSGLEDQQKRHLQRLHTKGILWKHPHNHKSDDPSSAVVFRLSHGGDVEADGNCLFTASQKAMGLTEITAKDLRRRTVKRFLESRGENDDIDIDIDIAIKHMYDPDLRNGWGIHVVQEIKLLAHKDDRQSLDSAIQQLVHLGMQRELAAESIYRERCFAVDNGENWAKYMSISGSPDDEYDIITLQYTEEGLLTVDENIEGHAAAFGDDIAIECLATEFKREIYVVQAHGSDAMVDEDNCVFFLPHRPRSEICGLPFFLFMKGTGWCGAGADHYEPLIAHCSPVVSQEKVALVL, from the exons atgggAAAGTTGATTTGTGATTCAACGACGTCATCACCGGTAATCCCATGGAAAGACCCAACAACCGTCGCCGCCGTGGATCTACCcataaccaccaccaccgccgtcaccaccaccacatggGATGACGTATCAGGTCTAGAAGACCAACAAAAAAGACACCTTCAACGTCTCCACACCAAAGGCATCCTATGGAAACACCCACACAATCATAAATCCGATGACCCATCATCGGCGGTGGTGTTCAGGCTGAGCCACGGCGGAGATGTCGAGGCAGACGGGAATTGCTTGTTCACGGCGTCACAAAAGGCGATGGGGTTGACGGAGATAACCGCCAAAGATCTACGGCGGCGGACGGTGAAAAGATTCTTGGAAAGCAGGGGGGAGAAtgatgatatagatatagatatagatatagccATAAAACATATGTATGATCCAGATCTGAGAAATGGATGGGGGATTCATGTTGTTCAAGAAATTAAATTACTTGCCCACAAAGATGACCGCCAATCTTTAGATTCTGCCATCCAACAACTCGTTCATCTTGGTATGCAAAG AGAATTGGCTGCAGAATCTATCTATAGAGAGAGATGTTTTGCGGTGGACAATGGTGAGAACTGGGCAAAGTATATGTCGATATCGGGGTCCCCCGATGATGAGTATGACATCATTACTTTGCAATATACGGAAGAAGGTTTGTTAACTGTTGATGAGAACATAGAAGGACATGCTGCGGCTTTTGGAGACGATATCGCTATTGAATGTCTTGCTACCGAGTTTAAAAGAGAAATCTACGTG GTGCAAGCACATGGGTCAGATGCTATGGTTGATGAAGATAATTGTGTGTTTTTTCTTCCACATCGTCCAAGAAGTGAAATTTGCGGACTgccttttttccttttcatgaAGGGAACAG GTTGGTGTGGAGCAGGGGCTGATCACTATGAGCCCCTCATTGCCCATTGTTCTCCAGTTGTATCCCAGGAGAAAGTGGCGTTGGTGCTTTGA
- the LOC122595283 gene encoding peptidyl-prolyl cis-trans isomerase FKBP43-like — MVFWGIEVKPGNPYTHKFMQGGGRLRISQATLAIGTATLRSSVQCNVGDKRPVLLCALLPHKNESLQLDLEFDEAEDIVFSVIGPRAVYLTGYYVGHNRQSNMQDESESYGEDIANSDTQESNYGSDEDEYEDSFINDDDPESLTPSPVSSDDDVEDVPNKKQNLNGGHKRLKKRCQLIESDDELIVQDTDEDDDLPISSICKNDKSPAPGERTNKHTTEDVENVTKGEDDKHKLETVSSPVLGSKDTVDVDLMDVKEEGNGGHSNAAEAIPEKKSKAKKKRQDSSKEEKATDVLADKDDQKPNDTKIVDHPLEVLDSAEVVPDKNLKPKKKRKGRSEVSTDATDDILLAENKQEDDQQATHESSCANSNQLVNENGPEEKKVKKKRRKSSKTNEVEQNIDAEKETKSSTAAPESCNKKELSNGLVIEYLLTGGKSEGKVAAVGRKVKVNYVVKLKENEMVVDSNGKSPYKFRLGDKEVIEGLNVGLDGMRVGDKRRLTIPPSMSLGFKGTGENIPPSSWLVYEVEMTSIH, encoded by the exons ATGGTTTTCTGGG gaaTTGAAGTGAAACCCGGAAATCCTTACACTCATAAGTTTATGCAAGGTGGAGGACGCCTGCGTATTTCTCAG GCAACTTTGGCCATTGGAACTGCAACACTAAGGAGTTCGGTGCAATGCAATGTTGGAGACAAGCGTCCTGTTCTTTTGTGTGCACTACTGCCTCATAAGAATGAGTCATTGCAGTTAGATTTGGAATTTGATGAGGCTGAAGATATAGTATTTTCTGTCATTGGTCCACGTGCCGTTTACCTAACTGGGTACTATGTTGGTCACAATCGTCAATCAAATATGCAAGATGAATC AGAATCATATGGGGAGGATATTGCAAATTCTGATACACAAGAATCAAATTATGGTAGTGATGAGGACGAATACGAGGATAGCTTTATCAATGATGATGACCCTGAATCTCTTACACCTTCTCCCGTATCAAGTG ATGATGACGTGGAAGATGTAccaaataagaaacaaaatttgAATGGTGGTCATAAAAGACTCAAAAAGAGGTGTCAGTTAATTGAGTCTGATGATGAACTGATTGTCCAGGACACcgatgaagatgatgatctTCCAATTTCTTCAATTTGTAAGAATGATAAATCACCTGCACCAGGTGAAAGAACTAACAAACATACAACAGAAGATGTAGAAAACGTGACAAAAGGTGAAGATGATAAGCACAAGTTGGAAACTGTCAGTTCCCCTGTTCTTGGTTCAAAAGATACTGTTGATGTGGATTTGATGGATGTCAAAGAAGAAGG GAACGGGGGTCATTCGAATGCGGCTGAAGCAATTCCggaaaagaaatcaaaagcaaaaaagaaaagacaagATTCTTCTAAAGAGGAAAAGGCTACTGATGTGTTGGCTGATAAGGATGATCAGAAGCCTAACGATAC CAAGATTGTTGATCACCCACTTGAGGTGTTGGATTCTGCTGAAGTTGTACCTGACAAGAATTTGAAaccaaagaagaaaagaaaaggacgTAGTGAAGTAAGTACAGATGCTACTGACGACATTCTGCTCGCAGAAAACAAACAGGAGGATGATCAGCAGGCAACCCATGA GAGTTCTTGTGCCAATTCCAATCAGTTAGTAAATGAAAATGGGCCAGAGGAGAAAAAggttaaaaagaaaaggagaaaatCGAGTAAAACAAATGAGGTTGAGCAAAATATTGATGCTGAAAAAGAAACTAAATCATCTACAGCGGCACCTGAATCATGTAACAAAAAGGAACTGTCTAATGGACTTGTTATTGAATACCTTCTGACAGGTGGCAAATCTGAAGGAAAAGTGGCTGCTGTGGGAAGAAAG GTCAAGGTAAACTACGTCGTCAAGTTAAAAGAGAATGAGATGGTCGTTGATTCGAATGGAAAGTCTCCCTATAAATTTCGACTAG GTGACAAAGAAGTTATAGAGGGGCTGAACGTTGGTCTAGATG GTATGCGAGTTGGTGATAAAAGAAGACTTACTATTCCACCGTCAATGAG TTTGGGGTTCAAAGGAACTGGTGAGAACATACCCCCAAGTTCATGGCTAGTATATGAAGTAGAAATGACCAGCATCCATTAG